A region of Halarcobacter mediterraneus DNA encodes the following proteins:
- a CDS encoding ABC transporter ATP-binding protein has protein sequence MANSILQVKNITKIYRIYKSNYDRLKEIFFNKKYHKEFISNKNISFELLEGETLGIVGVNGAGKSTILKIIAGVINPTKGQIIRNGRVTALLELGTGFNDELTGYENIFLNGTLIGMTEEDCKNKKQQIIDFSELGDYIFEPIKTYSSGMRMRLAFSIAIFSEPQVLIVDEALSVGDAHFSAKCTKALKDRKKQNMSIIYVSHDLNSLKLLCDRVILLNHGEIVKEGEPEEVINSYNFLISKLNDDEEKIIINDNDSFGTFDVEIVKVTITGMNSKSNIISSGENAEIELEIKSRKNINNLNIGILIKDKFGQDIFGTSTKNEGFEYNLQENETYKIKFNLDLNIGIGKYSISAALVIGENHLDNCLHWLDFATDFEIAGIKGNIFTGMSKLYPKLSKMEKINDK, from the coding sequence ATGGCTAATAGTATATTACAAGTAAAGAATATAACAAAAATATATAGAATTTATAAATCAAACTATGATAGATTAAAAGAAATCTTTTTTAATAAAAAATATCATAAAGAGTTTATTTCTAATAAGAATATTTCTTTTGAACTTTTAGAAGGTGAAACACTAGGAATAGTAGGAGTAAATGGTGCAGGAAAATCTACTATCTTAAAAATAATAGCAGGAGTAATAAATCCTACAAAAGGTCAAATAATAAGAAATGGTAGAGTAACAGCATTATTAGAATTAGGGACTGGATTCAATGATGAACTAACTGGTTATGAAAATATATTTTTAAACGGTACTTTAATTGGTATGACAGAAGAAGACTGTAAAAATAAAAAACAGCAGATTATAGATTTTAGTGAATTGGGAGATTATATTTTTGAACCCATAAAAACTTATTCTTCAGGGATGCGTATGAGATTAGCTTTTTCTATAGCAATTTTTTCTGAACCACAAGTTTTAATAGTAGATGAAGCTTTATCCGTAGGTGATGCTCATTTTTCAGCAAAATGTACAAAAGCTTTAAAAGATAGAAAAAAACAAAATATGAGTATTATTTATGTATCCCATGATTTAAACTCACTAAAATTACTTTGTGATAGAGTTATTCTTTTAAATCATGGTGAAATAGTTAAAGAAGGAGAACCAGAAGAAGTTATTAACAGTTATAATTTTTTAATTTCTAAGTTAAATGATGATGAAGAAAAAATAATAATTAATGATAATGACTCTTTTGGAACTTTTGATGTGGAAATTGTAAAAGTGACAATAACAGGAATGAACTCCAAATCAAATATAATAAGTTCTGGAGAAAATGCTGAAATTGAGTTAGAAATTAAATCACGCAAAAATATAAATAATTTAAATATTGGTATTTTAATAAAAGATAAATTTGGTCAAGATATTTTTGGAACAAGCACTAAGAATGAAGGTTTTGAATATAATCTTCAAGAAAATGAAACCTATAAAATAAAATTTAATCTTGATTTAAATATTGGAATTGGAAAATATAGTATTAGTGCAGCTTTAGTTATTGGAGAAAATCATTTAGACAATTGTTTACATTGGTTAGATTTTGCTACAGATTTTGAGATTGCAGGTATTAAGGGTAATATATTTACAGGTATGAGTAAACTATATCCTAAATTATCTAAAATGGAGAAAATAAATGATAAATAG
- a CDS encoding acyltransferase has translation MINSDFEKIIHKGSNIHYEEKFRVFTGHHNIFLGSNIYLVDTLINAGDSIGKVTIEDYVFFGHGVKILARAHNYKVYNEQRQQDITEKPIHIKKGAWIASGAIILGGVTIGTNAVVGAGSVVTKDIPNNAVVTGNPAKIVKYTHRKLNLFEKLRILLN, from the coding sequence ATGATAAATAGTGATTTTGAGAAAATCATACATAAAGGTTCAAATATACACTATGAAGAAAAATTTAGAGTATTTACAGGACATCATAATATTTTTTTAGGTTCAAATATATATTTAGTTGATACTTTAATTAATGCAGGTGATTCTATTGGTAAAGTGACAATAGAAGATTATGTTTTTTTTGGGCATGGTGTTAAGATATTAGCAAGAGCTCATAATTATAAAGTTTATAATGAACAAAGACAACAAGATATTACAGAAAAGCCAATACATATAAAAAAAGGTGCTTGGATTGCAAGTGGAGCAATTATTCTAGGTGGAGTAACTATTGGTACAAATGCAGTTGTAGGAGCAGGAAGTGTGGTAACAAAAGATATACCTAATAATGCAGTTGTGACAGGCAACCCTGCAAAAATAGTAAAATATACTCATAGAAAATTAAACCTATTTGAAAAACTAAGAATATTACTAAATTGA
- a CDS encoding methyltransferase domain-containing protein translates to MLNSENKNSSVDQIIQKVKEEAKNRAPLNTNIEFEEYKETPTFSTLEEKESNLYKVAKTIGKFLKKFGLGSFVNFIKLNLNLKKYTYVYNLEDLTKFNDEEFIDNTYNITLNRQADDEGRAYYLEKLRNGSLSKSQIIAFLHFSKEGKEQNINISGVKTQYILSKIYKIPFLGSFVKVIYYVVTLPKLVNKLNHTENYMNREFIKNKEQYSQLEDILETKVDEVVFQNLEKNFYKENESLNKIIKEKIDKKEFEFYLESVNYGTKQIELSKQNLETLVEEAKNRLPSEVFNKEEVISIVNEQNHNFDSLYVSFENQFRGENKDIKNKLKVYLPYISNFSLDINILDVGCGRGEWLELLSENGYKNIKGIDLNQLMISFCKDSNYNVECIDVITYLKSLNDETLSIVTGFHIIEHLPFEVLMTLFSETLRVLKKGGMIIFETPNPRNILVGSSDFYLDPTHIKPIHPATLKFLAKQTGFNNVKSLILDNEKLSDFDELPFNDLNDYINIGRDLVVIGYKA, encoded by the coding sequence ATGTTAAATTCAGAAAACAAAAATAGTTCTGTAGATCAGATTATACAAAAAGTGAAAGAAGAAGCAAAAAATAGAGCACCACTCAATACCAATATTGAATTTGAAGAATATAAAGAGACACCAACTTTTTCAACTTTAGAAGAAAAAGAGAGCAATTTATATAAAGTAGCTAAAACTATAGGAAAATTTTTAAAAAAATTTGGATTAGGAAGTTTTGTTAATTTTATAAAATTAAATCTAAACTTGAAAAAGTATACATATGTCTATAATTTAGAGGATCTTACCAAATTTAATGATGAAGAATTTATTGACAATACTTATAATATAACTTTAAATAGACAAGCCGATGATGAAGGAAGAGCATACTACTTAGAAAAATTACGAAATGGTAGCTTATCAAAGTCACAAATTATTGCATTTTTACATTTTTCAAAAGAGGGTAAAGAACAAAATATAAATATTAGTGGTGTTAAAACACAATACATTCTATCTAAGATATATAAAATTCCTTTTTTAGGTTCTTTTGTTAAAGTAATTTATTATGTTGTAACTTTACCAAAGTTAGTTAATAAACTAAATCATACTGAAAATTATATGAATAGAGAATTTATAAAAAATAAAGAACAATATTCTCAATTAGAAGATATTTTAGAAACAAAAGTTGATGAAGTTGTTTTCCAAAATTTAGAAAAAAACTTCTATAAAGAAAATGAAAGTTTAAATAAAATAATAAAAGAAAAAATTGATAAAAAAGAGTTCGAGTTTTATTTAGAGTCTGTAAACTATGGAACTAAACAAATTGAATTAAGTAAACAAAATTTAGAAACTTTAGTGGAAGAAGCAAAAAATAGATTACCTTCTGAAGTTTTTAATAAAGAAGAAGTAATTTCTATTGTTAATGAACAAAATCATAATTTTGATAGCTTATATGTATCTTTTGAAAATCAATTTAGGGGAGAAAATAAAGATATAAAAAATAAATTAAAAGTATATCTTCCTTATATTAGTAACTTTTCTTTAGATATTAATATTTTAGATGTAGGATGTGGTAGAGGTGAATGGCTAGAGCTACTATCAGAAAATGGTTATAAAAATATAAAAGGAATAGATTTAAATCAATTAATGATATCTTTTTGTAAAGATTCAAACTATAATGTTGAATGTATAGATGTAATAACGTATTTAAAATCTTTAAATGATGAAACTTTATCAATTGTTACAGGTTTTCATATAATAGAACATTTACCTTTTGAAGTTTTAATGACTCTTTTTAGTGAGACATTAAGAGTATTAAAAAAAGGTGGAATGATTATTTTTGAAACTCCAAACCCAAGAAATATTTTAGTAGGTTCTTCTGATTTTTATTTAGACCCTACACATATAAAACCTATACATCCCGCAACACTAAAATTTTTAGCAAAACAAACAGGTTTTAATAATGTCAAATCGCTTATTTTAGATAATGAAAAATTATCAGACTTTGATGAATTACCATTTAATGACTTAAATGATTATATAAATATAGGTAGAGACTTGGTTGTAATTGGTTATAAAGCATGA
- a CDS encoding glycosyltransferase family 4 protein: MRILIPSIQVPFISGGSILMTQGLKNALIKAGHEVEVVTIPFKFSPHSYIEDLIEFWKKQDFNNFNGFHIDMVIVLQFPAYYVQHKNKVLWLMHQHRSVYELYNEEKALEEDKQLKELIVKSDTQELALIKSRFSMCQNVSNRLMKYNNISSIPLYHPPFREEKFYCEESYDFIFCPSRLEELKRQDLLIQAMQYTKTNVVAIIAGTGGQKENYEKQIKSLKLVDKVKLIGHISDEEKETFYARSLGVFFAPFDEDYGYITLEAMLSSKPLITCIDSGGPLEFVINDETGFILEPNPKEIAEKIDYLYQNKQKAKEMGIKALKHYKSKNISWNNVVNKILGSK; encoded by the coding sequence ATGAGAATCTTAATTCCTTCTATTCAAGTTCCTTTTATAAGTGGTGGTTCTATTCTTATGACTCAAGGATTAAAGAATGCTTTAATAAAAGCAGGACATGAAGTAGAAGTAGTAACTATACCTTTTAAGTTTTCTCCTCACTCTTACATAGAAGATTTAATAGAGTTCTGGAAAAAACAAGATTTCAATAACTTTAATGGTTTCCACATAGATATGGTTATTGTTTTACAATTTCCTGCCTATTATGTTCAGCATAAAAATAAAGTCTTATGGCTTATGCACCAACATAGATCTGTTTATGAACTATACAATGAAGAAAAAGCATTAGAAGAGGATAAACAATTAAAAGAATTGATAGTTAAAAGTGATACGCAAGAATTAGCCTTGATTAAAAGTAGATTTAGTATGTGTCAAAATGTTTCAAATAGATTAATGAAATATAATAATATCTCTTCAATACCTTTATATCATCCTCCTTTTAGAGAAGAGAAGTTTTATTGTGAAGAGTCTTATGATTTTATCTTTTGTCCTAGTAGGTTAGAAGAGTTAAAAAGACAAGATTTACTTATTCAAGCTATGCAATATACTAAAACAAATGTAGTAGCTATAATTGCAGGAACAGGTGGACAAAAAGAAAACTATGAAAAACAAATAAAATCCTTAAAGTTAGTAGATAAAGTTAAACTAATAGGACATATTTCTGATGAAGAAAAAGAAACTTTTTATGCAAGAAGTTTAGGTGTCTTTTTTGCTCCTTTTGATGAAGATTATGGTTATATAACTTTAGAAGCAATGTTAAGTTCTAAACCTTTAATAACTTGTATTGACTCAGGTGGTCCTTTAGAATTTGTTATAAATGATGAAACGGGATTTATTCTTGAACCTAATCCAAAAGAAATAGCAGAAAAAATAGATTATTTATATCAAAATAAACAAAAAGCTAAAGAAATGGGGATTAAAGCATTAAAGCATTATAAATCAAAAAATATTTCTTGGAATAATGTTGTAAATAAAATATTAGGAAGTAAATAA
- a CDS encoding class I SAM-dependent methyltransferase, translating to MNNNFDITYETCGITDVETFYKEKFAHNVSYDIEESLLYEYNILNLKQMYIYDYIKPNSKVLDFGCGSGTFKILKKLNCYLVGVDMSSKAVEYAKTLNQYDEAYSLDIFDTFFDKYINSFDYIISSDVFGHIEFKDKDNVIKRLKSLLKENGTMIHGIETGDIKYSEMTKEQRKSFAIVDGHIGMESEENTRKRFKQFFNHVDVYTPYGIINDLDEIIKQNESYDVSYLDQNLMEYLKNNRSNKFFLDAFNISQYCAHKAYEYNVPKNTFFNLYGFSFLISSDNKIIKNTNTYPKSHIQFSSDFYQEELLENKKFRWSKPYSYIYLNNISSITFEIKSYIPAYTQKEQNITLVLNNKKIEKLTFNSEVQTLSYTLTNQEKSKNLLLEFYADSNFTPMLFEENSNDNRILAFNLSIISKELM from the coding sequence ATGAATAATAATTTTGATATTACATATGAAACTTGTGGTATAACTGATGTTGAAACTTTTTATAAAGAAAAGTTTGCTCATAATGTAAGTTATGATATTGAAGAAAGTTTACTATATGAATATAATATTCTAAATTTAAAACAAATGTATATTTATGATTATATTAAACCAAATTCTAAAGTTTTAGATTTTGGTTGTGGTAGTGGTACTTTTAAAATATTAAAAAAATTAAACTGCTACCTTGTTGGTGTAGATATGTCTTCAAAAGCAGTTGAATATGCAAAAACTTTAAATCAGTATGATGAAGCATATTCTCTTGATATCTTTGATACTTTTTTTGATAAGTATATTAATTCTTTTGATTATATTATTTCTTCTGATGTTTTTGGACATATTGAATTTAAAGATAAAGATAATGTCATAAAAAGATTAAAATCTTTACTAAAAGAAAATGGTACTATGATTCATGGAATTGAAACAGGTGATATCAAATATAGTGAAATGACAAAAGAACAAAGAAAAAGTTTTGCGATAGTAGATGGTCATATTGGTATGGAGAGTGAAGAAAATACTAGAAAAAGATTTAAACAGTTTTTTAATCATGTAGATGTCTATACTCCCTATGGAATAATAAATGATTTAGATGAAATCATAAAACAAAATGAAAGTTATGATGTATCATATTTAGACCAAAATCTTATGGAATATTTAAAAAATAATCGCTCAAATAAATTTTTTCTTGATGCTTTTAACATCAGTCAATACTGTGCTCATAAAGCATATGAATATAATGTACCTAAAAATACTTTTTTTAATTTATATGGTTTTAGCTTTCTAATCTCTAGTGATAATAAAATAATAAAAAATACAAATACTTATCCTAAATCTCATATTCAATTTTCTTCAGACTTTTATCAAGAAGAATTATTAGAAAATAAAAAATTTAGATGGTCAAAACCATATAGTTATATCTATTTAAATAACATATCAAGTATTACCTTTGAAATAAAATCATATATTCCTGCATATACACAAAAAGAACAAAATATAACATTAGTCTTAAATAATAAAAAGATAGAAAAACTTACTTTTAATTCTGAAGTACAAACTTTATCTTACACTTTAACAAATCAAGAAAAGTCAAAAAATTTACTTTTAGAGTTTTATGCAGATTCAAACTTTACTCCAATGTTATTTGAAGAAAACTCAAATGATAATAGAATTTTAGCTTTTAATCTTTCAATTATTTCAAAGGAACTTATGTGA